In the genome of Pseudomonas sp. P5_109, one region contains:
- the mtnA gene encoding S-methyl-5-thioribose-1-phosphate isomerase → MRDRLLAAEKVKAIDWRDGALHLLDQRILPFEETWIAYTSAAGVAEAIRSMVVRGAPAIGISAAYGIVLAARARIAEGGDWYAALEEDFMLLADSRPTAVNLFWALGRMHDRLDRLKDNADPLQVLEAEAIAIHESDREANLTMAQLGVDLIRKHQGNAQAILTHCNTGALATGGFGTALGVIRAAFIEGMVEQVYVDETRPWLQGSRLTAWELANEGIPVTLNVDSAAAHIMKTKGPTWVIVGADRITANGDVANKIGTYQLAVNAMHHGVRFMVVAPSSTIDMNLASGDDIPIEERDGRELLEVGGKRVGADVHAFNPVFDVTPADLIDAIVTEKGIVERPDTAKMAQLMCRKRLH, encoded by the coding sequence ATGCGCGATCGACTGTTGGCTGCGGAGAAGGTGAAGGCCATCGATTGGCGTGATGGCGCTCTCCATCTGCTGGATCAGCGTATTTTGCCATTCGAGGAAACCTGGATTGCCTACACCAGCGCTGCTGGCGTGGCCGAGGCCATTCGCTCGATGGTGGTGCGTGGCGCGCCGGCCATCGGCATCAGCGCCGCTTATGGCATCGTGCTCGCGGCCCGCGCGCGGATTGCCGAAGGTGGCGACTGGTACGCTGCGCTGGAGGAGGATTTCATGCTGTTGGCCGACTCCCGTCCTACCGCGGTCAACCTGTTCTGGGCACTGGGCCGCATGCACGACCGGCTTGATCGCCTGAAAGACAATGCCGATCCGCTGCAGGTGCTGGAGGCTGAGGCTATCGCCATTCACGAAAGTGATCGCGAGGCCAACCTGACCATGGCGCAGTTGGGTGTCGACCTGATCCGCAAGCATCAGGGCAACGCCCAGGCGATCCTGACCCACTGCAACACCGGCGCGCTGGCCACGGGCGGCTTCGGCACGGCGCTGGGCGTGATTCGTGCTGCATTCATCGAGGGCATGGTCGAGCAGGTCTATGTCGATGAAACCCGCCCATGGCTGCAGGGTTCGCGACTGACCGCGTGGGAACTGGCAAATGAGGGCATTCCCGTGACCCTCAACGTCGATTCCGCTGCTGCGCATATCATGAAGACCAAGGGCCCCACCTGGGTCATCGTCGGCGCTGACCGGATCACCGCCAATGGCGACGTGGCCAACAAGATCGGCACCTATCAACTGGCCGTCAACGCCATGCACCATGGCGTGCGCTTCATGGTGGTGGCGCCGAGCTCGACCATCGACATGAACCTGGCCAGCGGCGATGACATTCCGATCGAAGAGCGTGATGGTCGTGAGTTGCTGGAGGTCGGTGGCAAGCGCGTCGGGGCCGACGTCCATGCCTTCAACCCGGTGTTCGACGTGACGCCGGCGGATCTGATCGATGCGATCGTCACCGAAAAAGGCATCGTCGAGCGCCCGGATACAGCGAAAATGGCCCAGTTGATGTGCCGCAAGCGTCTGCATTGA
- the mupP gene encoding N-acetylmuramic acid 6-phosphate phosphatase MupP, with protein sequence MPIRAVLFDMDGTLLDTAPDFIAICQAMRADRGLPPMNDKHIRDEISGGARAMVAVTFAMDPESPGFEELRLEFLERYLVGCAVHSKLFDGMAELLADIEKANLIWGVVTNKPLRFAEPIMQQLGLAERSALLICPDHVKNSKPDPEPLILACKMLDLDPASVLFVGDDLRDIESGRDAGTKTAAVTFGYIHPDDNPRHWGADVVVDHPLELRKVLDSALCSC encoded by the coding sequence ATGCCTATCAGAGCAGTTCTATTCGACATGGACGGCACCCTGCTCGACACCGCGCCGGACTTCATTGCGATCTGTCAGGCGATGCGTGCCGACCGCGGCTTGCCACCGATGAACGACAAGCACATCCGCGACGAGATTTCCGGTGGTGCCAGGGCGATGGTCGCCGTGACCTTCGCCATGGACCCGGAATCGCCAGGGTTCGAGGAGTTGCGCCTGGAGTTCCTGGAGCGCTACCTCGTCGGTTGTGCGGTCCACAGCAAACTGTTCGACGGCATGGCTGAATTGCTTGCCGATATCGAGAAAGCCAACCTGATCTGGGGCGTGGTCACCAACAAGCCGCTGCGCTTCGCCGAGCCGATCATGCAGCAGTTGGGGCTGGCCGAGCGCTCGGCATTGCTGATCTGCCCGGATCACGTAAAAAACAGCAAACCGGATCCGGAGCCGCTGATCCTGGCCTGCAAGATGCTCGACCTCGACCCGGCCAGCGTGCTGTTCGTCGGCGATGACCTGCGCGACATCGAATCGGGCCGCGATGCCGGCACGAAGACGGCTGCGGTGACCTTTGGCTATATCCACCCGGATGATAATCCGCGGCATTGGGGCGCGGATGTGGTGGTCGATCATCCGCTGGAGCTGCGCAAGGTGCTCGATAGTGCGCTTTGCAGCTGCTGA
- the ubiG gene encoding bifunctional 2-polyprenyl-6-hydroxyphenol methylase/3-demethylubiquinol 3-O-methyltransferase UbiG — MSNVDYAEIAKFEALAHRWWDRESEFKPLHDINPLRVNWIDERVNLAGKKVLDVGCGGGILSEAMAQRGATVMGIDMGEAPLAVAQLHQLESGVSVEYRQITAESLADEMPEQFDVVTCLEMLEHVPDPSSVIRACFRMVKPGGQVFFSTINRNPKAYLFAIVGAEYIMKLLPRGTHDFKKFIRPSELGAWSRMAGLTVKDIIGLTYNPLTKHYKLATDVDVNYMIQTLREE, encoded by the coding sequence ATGAGCAACGTCGACTACGCCGAAATCGCCAAATTCGAGGCCCTGGCCCATCGCTGGTGGGACCGCGAAAGCGAATTCAAACCACTGCACGACATCAACCCGCTGCGGGTCAACTGGATTGACGAGCGAGTCAACCTGGCCGGCAAAAAGGTCCTCGACGTCGGTTGCGGCGGCGGCATCCTCAGCGAAGCCATGGCCCAACGCGGCGCGACCGTCATGGGTATCGACATGGGCGAAGCGCCGTTGGCGGTTGCCCAACTGCATCAGTTGGAGTCGGGCGTGAGCGTCGAATACCGGCAGATCACCGCCGAATCCCTGGCCGACGAAATGCCCGAGCAGTTCGACGTCGTCACCTGCCTGGAGATGCTTGAGCACGTACCGGACCCGTCGTCTGTCATCCGTGCCTGCTTCCGCATGGTCAAGCCCGGCGGCCAAGTGTTCTTCTCCACCATCAACCGCAACCCGAAGGCGTACCTGTTCGCCATCGTCGGCGCCGAATACATCATGAAGCTGCTGCCGCGCGGCACCCACGACTTCAAGAAATTCATCCGCCCTTCCGAGCTCGGCGCCTGGAGTCGCATGGCTGGCCTGACCGTCAAGGACATCATCGGCCTGACCTACAACCCGCTGACCAAGCACTACAAGCTGGCCACCGATGTGGACGTCAACTACATGATCCAGACCCTGCGCGAGGAGTAA
- a CDS encoding TRZ/ATZ family hydrolase has translation MPNTAAALDLLLLPTWLVPVEPAGVVLKEHGVGIRDGRIVFIGPRSAALKLNATEIRELPDMLLSPGLINAHGHAAMTLFRGLADDLPLMTWLENHIWPAEAKWVDEDFVRDGTDLAIAEQIKGGITCFSDMYFFPKVASERVHNSGIRAQIAIPILDFPIPGAATADEAIRQGVELFGDLKHHERIKITFGPHAPYTVGDENLEKIRVIAEELDASIHMHVHETAFEVQQSIEQRGERPLARLARLGLLGPRFQAVHMTQISDEDLALLVESNSSVIHCPESNLKLASGFCPVERLWEAGVNVAVGTDGAASNNDLDLLGETRTAALLAKAVAGSATALDAHRALRMATLNGARALGIEADVGSLEIGKAADMVAFDLSGLAQQPVYDPVSQLIYATGRDCVKHLWVAGKQLLDDRRLTRLDEQQLGTVARAWGQRISGRTES, from the coding sequence ATGCCGAACACTGCCGCTGCGCTCGACCTGTTATTGCTGCCGACCTGGCTGGTACCCGTCGAACCCGCTGGTGTTGTCCTCAAAGAACATGGCGTGGGCATCCGTGATGGACGCATCGTGTTTATCGGGCCACGTTCCGCCGCCCTGAAGCTTAACGCAACCGAAATCCGCGAACTGCCCGACATGCTCCTCAGTCCAGGCCTGATCAATGCCCACGGCCATGCGGCAATGACGCTGTTCCGTGGCCTGGCCGATGACCTGCCATTGATGACCTGGCTGGAAAACCACATCTGGCCCGCCGAAGCCAAGTGGGTCGACGAGGACTTCGTGCGCGATGGCACCGACCTTGCGATTGCCGAGCAAATCAAAGGTGGCATCACCTGTTTCTCTGACATGTACTTCTTCCCGAAGGTTGCCAGTGAGCGCGTGCACAACAGCGGTATTCGCGCGCAGATCGCGATTCCGATCCTCGACTTCCCCATTCCGGGCGCCGCTACCGCGGACGAAGCCATTCGTCAGGGCGTTGAATTGTTTGGCGATCTCAAGCACCACGAGCGCATCAAAATCACCTTCGGCCCCCATGCACCCTATACCGTAGGCGACGAAAACCTGGAAAAAATCCGGGTGATCGCCGAAGAACTGGACGCTTCGATCCACATGCACGTGCACGAAACCGCCTTCGAAGTGCAGCAATCGATCGAACAACGCGGTGAGCGCCCGCTGGCCCGCCTGGCGCGCCTGGGCTTGCTGGGGCCGCGCTTCCAGGCGGTTCACATGACCCAGATCAGCGATGAAGACCTGGCACTGCTGGTAGAAAGCAACAGCAGCGTGATTCATTGCCCGGAGTCGAACCTGAAGCTGGCCAGCGGATTCTGCCCGGTCGAGCGTTTGTGGGAGGCCGGGGTCAATGTCGCGGTCGGCACCGATGGCGCGGCCAGTAACAATGACCTCGATCTGCTCGGCGAAACCCGCACCGCTGCTTTGCTGGCCAAGGCTGTCGCCGGCTCGGCCACCGCCCTGGATGCCCATCGCGCCTTGCGCATGGCCACTCTCAACGGGGCCCGGGCACTGGGCATCGAGGCCGATGTCGGCTCACTGGAAATCGGCAAAGCGGCGGACATGGTGGCTTTCGACCTCTCCGGCCTGGCCCAGCAGCCGGTCTACGATCCGGTTTCGCAGCTTATATACGCCACCGGGCGGGACTGCGTGAAACACCTCTGGGTTGCCGGCAAGCAGCTGCTCGACGACCGCCGCCTGACACGCCTGGATGAACAACAGCTTGGCACTGTCGCGAGGGCTTGGGGCCAGCGCATCAGTGGCCGCACCGAATCGTAA
- the pheA gene encoding prephenate dehydratase: MSEQELKALRLRIDALDEKVLELISERARCAQEVARVKMASLAEGEVPVFYRPEREAQVLKRVMERNQGPLGNEEMARLFREIMSSCLALEQPLKVAYLGPEGTFTQAAAMKHFGHAVISKPMAAIDEVFREVAAGAVNFGVVPVENSTEGAVNHTLDSFLEHDMVICGEVELRIHHHLLVGENTKTDSISRIYSHAQSLAQCRKWLDAHYPNVERVAVSSNAEAAKRVKGEWNSAAIAGDMAAGLYGLTRLAEKIEDRPDNSTRFLMIGNQEVPPTGDDKTSIIVSMSNKPGALHELLVPFHDNGIDLTRIETRPSRSGKWTYVFFIDFVGHHRDPLVKGVLEKISQEAVALKVLGSYPKAVL; this comes from the coding sequence ATGTCTGAGCAAGAACTCAAGGCACTGCGCCTGCGCATTGATGCCCTGGACGAAAAGGTCCTGGAGTTGATCAGTGAACGTGCGCGCTGCGCCCAGGAAGTCGCGCGAGTAAAGATGGCCTCGCTGGCCGAAGGCGAAGTGCCGGTGTTCTATCGTCCTGAGCGCGAAGCTCAGGTGCTCAAGCGTGTCATGGAACGCAACCAGGGGCCGCTGGGCAACGAAGAGATGGCGCGGTTGTTCCGTGAAATCATGTCTTCGTGCCTGGCGCTCGAGCAGCCGCTGAAAGTGGCTTATCTCGGCCCTGAAGGCACCTTCACTCAAGCTGCTGCAATGAAGCACTTCGGCCACGCGGTGATCAGCAAGCCGATGGCGGCGATCGACGAAGTGTTCCGTGAAGTGGCGGCCGGTGCGGTGAATTTTGGCGTGGTGCCGGTGGAAAACTCCACCGAAGGCGCAGTCAACCACACCCTCGACAGCTTCCTCGAGCATGACATGGTGATCTGCGGCGAAGTCGAGCTGCGTATCCACCATCACCTGTTGGTCGGTGAAAACACCAAGACCGACAGCATCAGCCGCATCTATTCCCACGCCCAGTCCCTGGCCCAGTGCCGCAAGTGGCTGGACGCCCATTACCCGAATGTCGAGCGCGTGGCGGTGTCCAGCAACGCCGAAGCGGCCAAGCGGGTCAAGGGTGAGTGGAACTCGGCGGCGATTGCCGGTGATATGGCGGCCGGCCTGTACGGTTTGACCCGATTGGCCGAGAAAATCGAGGACCGCCCGGATAACTCCACGCGGTTCCTGATGATCGGTAATCAGGAAGTGCCGCCGACTGGCGACGACAAGACTTCGATCATTGTTTCGATGAGCAACAAGCCAGGTGCGCTCCATGAGCTGCTGGTGCCGTTCCACGACAACGGCATCGACCTGACGCGCATCGAGACTCGTCCGTCGCGCAGCGGTAAATGGACCTACGTGTTCTTCATCGACTTCGTCGGCCACCACCGCGACCCGCTGGTAAAAGGTGTGCTGGAAAAGATCAGTCAGGAAGCAGTGGCACTCAAGGTGCTGGGTTCCTACCCGAAAGCAGTTCTCTAA
- the gyrA gene encoding DNA gyrase subunit A produces the protein MGELAKEILPVNIEDELKQSYLDYAMSVIVGRALPDARDGLKPVHRRVLFAMSELGNDFNKPYKKSARVVGDVIGKYHPHGDTAVYDTIVRMAQPFSLRYLLVDGQGNFGSVDGDNAAAMRYTEVRMTKLAHELLADLHKETVDWVPNYDGTEMIPAVMPTRIPNLLVNGSSGIAVGMATNIPPHNLGEVIDGCLALIDNPELTVDELMQYIPGPDFPTAAIINGRAGIIEAYRTGRGRIYMRARSMIEDIDKVGGRQQIVITELPYQLNKARLIEKIAELVKEKKLEGITELRDESDKDGMRVVIELRRGEVPEVILNNLYAQTQLQAVFGINIVALIDGRPRILNLKDLLEAFVRHRREVVTRRTVFELRKARERGHILEGQAVALSNIDPVIALIKASPTPSEAKEALISTPWESSAVVAMVERAGADSCRPETLDPQYGLREGKYFLSPEQAQAILELRLHRLTGLEHEKLLAEYQEILNQIGELIRILNSATRLMEVIREELEVIRAEYGDVRRTEILDARLDLTLGDMIPEEERVVTISHGGYAKTQPLAAYQAQRRGGKGKSATGVKDEDYIAHLLVANSHTTLLLFSSKGKVYWLKTYEIPEASRAARGRPLVNLLPLDDGEYITTMLPVEEYTEGHYIFMATANGTVKKTPLESFSRQRSVGLIALELDEGDVLISAAITDGEREVMLFSDGGKVTRFKESDVRAMGRTARGVRGMRLPEGQKLISMLIPEEGSQILTASARGFGKRTAITEFPEYKRGGQGVIAMVSNERNGRLVGAVQVLDGEEIMLISDQGTLVRTRVDEVSSLGRNTQGVTLIKLASDETLVGLERVQEPSEVEGEELEGEEGDGFVGEVVIDDVAEDQQLDAAADEEPQE, from the coding sequence ATGGGCGAACTGGCCAAAGAAATCCTCCCGGTCAATATCGAAGACGAGCTGAAGCAGTCCTACCTCGACTACGCGATGAGCGTAATTGTCGGGCGGGCACTGCCGGATGCGCGCGATGGCTTGAAGCCCGTGCACCGGCGCGTGCTGTTCGCGATGAGCGAGCTGGGCAACGACTTCAACAAGCCGTACAAGAAATCTGCCCGTGTTGTCGGTGACGTGATCGGTAAGTATCACCCGCATGGTGATACCGCGGTGTACGACACCATCGTTCGGATGGCGCAGCCATTCTCCCTGCGCTACCTGCTGGTAGACGGCCAGGGCAACTTCGGTTCGGTGGACGGCGACAACGCCGCGGCCATGCGATACACCGAAGTACGCATGACCAAGCTGGCGCACGAGCTGCTGGCTGACCTGCATAAAGAAACCGTGGACTGGGTACCGAACTACGACGGCACCGAAATGATCCCGGCGGTCATGCCAACCCGTATTCCCAACCTGCTGGTCAACGGCTCCAGCGGTATTGCCGTGGGCATGGCGACCAACATTCCGCCGCACAACCTCGGTGAAGTCATCGACGGTTGCCTGGCGCTCATCGACAACCCCGAGCTGACTGTCGACGAGCTGATGCAATACATCCCCGGTCCGGACTTCCCGACCGCCGCGATCATCAACGGTCGCGCCGGCATCATCGAAGCCTACCGCACCGGTCGCGGGCGCATTTACATGCGCGCCCGCTCGATGATCGAAGACATCGACAAGGTCGGTGGCCGTCAGCAGATCGTCATCACCGAACTTCCTTACCAACTGAACAAGGCGCGTCTGATCGAGAAGATCGCCGAGCTGGTAAAAGAGAAGAAGCTCGAAGGCATCACCGAACTGCGCGACGAGTCCGACAAGGACGGTATGCGCGTCGTGATCGAGCTGCGTCGTGGCGAAGTGCCTGAGGTGATCCTCAACAACCTCTACGCCCAGACCCAGCTGCAAGCGGTGTTCGGTATCAACATCGTCGCGCTGATCGACGGCCGCCCGCGCATCCTGAACCTCAAGGACCTGCTGGAAGCCTTCGTTCGTCACCGTCGCGAAGTGGTAACCCGTCGTACCGTGTTCGAACTGCGCAAGGCGCGCGAGCGTGGTCACATCCTTGAAGGTCAAGCGGTTGCCCTGTCGAACATCGACCCGGTCATCGCCCTGATCAAGGCCTCGCCAACGCCGTCGGAAGCCAAGGAAGCGCTGATCAGCACGCCTTGGGAATCCTCGGCTGTAGTGGCGATGGTAGAGCGTGCCGGTGCCGACTCTTGCCGTCCAGAGACCCTGGACCCGCAATACGGTCTGCGCGAAGGCAAATACTTCCTGTCGCCGGAACAGGCACAAGCCATTCTGGAACTGCGTCTGCACCGCCTGACCGGCCTGGAACACGAAAAACTGCTGGCCGAGTATCAAGAGATCCTCAACCAGATCGGCGAGCTGATCCGCATCCTCAACAGCGCCACGCGCCTGATGGAAGTGATCCGCGAAGAGCTGGAAGTGATCCGTGCCGAATACGGCGACGTTCGTCGTACCGAGATCCTCGATGCCCGTCTCGACCTGACCCTGGGTGACATGATCCCGGAAGAAGAGCGCGTCGTGACCATTTCCCACGGTGGCTACGCCAAGACCCAGCCATTGGCTGCGTACCAGGCCCAGCGTCGTGGCGGTAAAGGCAAGTCGGCGACCGGCGTCAAGGATGAGGACTACATCGCTCACCTGCTGGTTGCCAACAGCCACACCACGCTGTTGCTGTTCTCCAGCAAGGGCAAGGTGTACTGGCTGAAAACCTACGAAATCCCGGAAGCGTCCCGCGCTGCCCGTGGTCGTCCGCTGGTCAACCTGCTGCCGCTGGATGACGGTGAGTACATCACCACCATGCTGCCGGTCGAGGAATACACCGAAGGTCACTACATTTTCATGGCCACCGCCAACGGCACCGTGAAGAAGACCCCGCTGGAATCCTTCAGCCGTCAACGCAGCGTCGGCCTGATCGCGCTGGAGCTGGACGAAGGCGACGTGCTGATTTCCGCGGCCATCACCGATGGCGAGCGTGAAGTCATGCTGTTCTCCGACGGCGGCAAGGTTACCCGCTTCAAGGAATCCGACGTTCGCGCCATGGGCCGTACCGCCCGCGGTGTGCGCGGCATGCGTCTACCGGAAGGCCAGAAGCTGATTTCCATGCTGATCCCGGAAGAAGGCAGCCAGATCCTCACCGCTTCGGCGCGTGGTTTCGGCAAGCGCACGGCGATCACCGAGTTCCCTGAGTACAAGCGTGGCGGTCAGGGCGTTATCGCCATGGTCAGCAACGAGCGTAACGGCCGTCTGGTCGGTGCGGTCCAGGTGCTCGACGGCGAGGAAATCATGCTGATTTCCGACCAGGGCACCCTGGTGCGTACTCGTGTCGACGAAGTGTCCAGCCTGGGTCGTAACACCCAGGGCGTGACCCTGATCAAGCTGGCCAGCGATGAAACGCTGGTTGGGCTGGAGCGGGTTCAGGAGCCGTCGGAAGTCGAGGGTGAAGAGCTCGAAGGCGAAGAGGGTGACGGGTTTGTCGGCGAGGTCGTGATCGACGACGTTGCCGAAGACCAGCAACTCGACGCTGCCGCTGACGAAGAACCACAGGAATAA
- the serC gene encoding 3-phosphoserine/phosphohydroxythreonine transaminase, with protein sequence MSKRAYNFCAGPAALPEAVLQRAQGELLDWHGKGLSVMEMSHRSDEFVSIATKAEQDLRDLLNIPSNYKVLFLQGGASQQFAQIPLNLLPENGSADYIDTGIWSQKAIEEASRYGHVNVAGTAKPYDYFAIPGQNEWKLSKDAAYVHYAPNETIGGLEFQWIPETGDVPLVADMSSDILSRPVDVSRFGMIYAGAQKNIGPSGIVVNIVREDLLGKARSLCPTMLDYKVAADNGSMYNTPPTLAWYLSGLVFEWLKEQGGVEAIGKLNEIKQRTLYGFIDASGLYSNPINKSDRSWMNVPFRLADDRLDKPFLAGADERGLLNLKGHRSVGGMRASIYNAVDINAVNALVSYMAEFEKEHG encoded by the coding sequence GTGAGCAAGAGAGCCTATAACTTCTGTGCCGGTCCTGCGGCGCTTCCCGAAGCTGTCCTGCAGCGCGCCCAGGGTGAACTCCTCGACTGGCACGGCAAGGGTCTGTCGGTCATGGAAATGAGCCATCGCAGTGATGAGTTCGTGTCCATCGCCACCAAGGCCGAGCAGGATTTGCGTGATCTGCTGAATATCCCCTCGAACTATAAAGTGCTGTTTCTGCAAGGTGGCGCCAGCCAGCAATTTGCTCAGATTCCTCTGAACCTGTTGCCGGAAAACGGCTCGGCCGACTATATCGACACCGGTATCTGGTCGCAGAAAGCCATCGAAGAAGCTTCGCGCTACGGCCACGTCAACGTTGCCGGCACCGCCAAGCCTTACGACTATTTCGCCATTCCCGGCCAGAACGAATGGAAGCTGTCGAAAGACGCGGCCTACGTTCACTACGCGCCGAACGAAACCATCGGCGGCCTGGAATTCCAGTGGATCCCGGAAACCGGCGACGTTCCGCTGGTGGCCGACATGTCTTCGGACATCCTGTCGCGCCCGGTGGATGTTTCGCGCTTCGGCATGATCTACGCCGGCGCGCAGAAAAACATCGGCCCGAGCGGCATTGTCGTCAACATCGTCCGCGAAGACCTGTTGGGCAAGGCCCGCTCCCTGTGCCCGACCATGCTCGACTACAAGGTCGCGGCCGATAACGGTTCGATGTACAACACCCCGCCGACCCTGGCCTGGTATCTGTCCGGCCTGGTGTTCGAGTGGCTGAAAGAGCAGGGCGGTGTCGAGGCCATCGGCAAGCTCAACGAAATCAAGCAGCGCACGTTGTACGGTTTCATCGATGCCAGCGGCCTGTACAGCAACCCGATCAACAAGTCCGACCGCTCGTGGATGAACGTGCCGTTCCGCCTGGCTGATGATCGTCTGGACAAGCCGTTCCTGGCCGGTGCAGACGAGCGTGGCCTGTTGAACCTCAAGGGTCACCGTTCCGTGGGCGGCATGCGCGCCTCCATCTATAACGCCGTCGACATCAACGCCGTCAACGCGCTGGTTTCGTACATGGCAGAGTTCGAGAAGGAACACGGCTAA
- the hisC gene encoding histidinol-phosphate transaminase, with the protein MSGNFLALAQPGVQQLSPYVPGKPVDELARELDLDPANIIKLASNENPLGPGPRALAAIREALAELTRYPDGNGFALKSLLAEQCRVELNQVTLGNGSNDILELVARAYLAPGLNAVFSEHAFAVYPIATQAVGAQAKVVPAKDWGHDLPAMLAAIDANTRVVFIANPNNPTGTWFDAEALDEFLQDVPEHVLVVLDEAYIEYAEGSDLPDGLDFLAAYPNLLVSRTFSKAYGLAALRVGYGLSTPVVADVLNRVRQPFNVNSLALAAACAALKDEEYLAQSRQLNESGMQQLEAGFRELGLSWIPSKGNFICVDLGQVAAPMFQGLLREGVIVRPVANYGMPNHLRVTIGLPAENSRFLEALTKVLARG; encoded by the coding sequence ATGAGTGGCAATTTCCTCGCTCTGGCACAGCCGGGCGTGCAACAACTTTCGCCTTACGTTCCAGGCAAGCCCGTGGACGAACTGGCGCGTGAGCTGGATCTCGATCCAGCCAACATCATCAAGCTGGCGAGTAACGAAAACCCGCTGGGTCCTGGCCCCAGGGCGCTGGCGGCTATCCGCGAGGCGCTGGCCGAGCTGACCCGCTATCCGGACGGCAACGGCTTTGCGCTGAAGTCCCTGCTGGCCGAACAGTGCCGTGTCGAGCTGAATCAAGTGACGCTGGGCAATGGTTCCAACGACATCCTGGAGCTGGTCGCGCGTGCGTATCTGGCGCCGGGTCTGAATGCCGTGTTCAGTGAGCATGCGTTCGCGGTCTACCCGATTGCCACTCAGGCCGTCGGCGCACAGGCCAAGGTGGTTCCGGCCAAGGATTGGGGGCATGACCTGCCTGCCATGCTGGCAGCCATCGATGCCAATACCCGTGTGGTCTTCATCGCCAACCCGAACAACCCCACCGGAACCTGGTTCGATGCCGAGGCATTGGACGAATTCCTGCAGGATGTTCCGGAGCATGTGCTGGTCGTGCTGGACGAGGCTTACATCGAATACGCCGAAGGCAGCGACCTGCCGGATGGCCTGGACTTCCTCGCGGCTTATCCGAACCTGCTGGTTTCCCGCACCTTCTCCAAGGCCTATGGCCTGGCGGCACTGCGCGTGGGTTATGGCTTGTCGACGCCGGTGGTCGCAGACGTGCTGAACCGCGTACGCCAGCCGTTCAACGTCAACAGCCTGGCCCTGGCCGCTGCTTGTGCGGCGTTGAAGGACGAAGAGTATCTGGCGCAAAGCCGCCAGCTGAACGAGTCCGGCATGCAGCAGTTGGAAGCCGGCTTCCGTGAGCTGGGGCTGAGCTGGATTCCATCCAAAGGCAACTTCATCTGCGTCGATCTCGGTCAGGTCGCGGCCCCGATGTTCCAGGGCTTGCTGCGCGAAGGTGTGATCGTGCGTCCGGTGGCCAACTACGGCATGCCGAATCACCTGCGCGTCACCATTGGCCTGCCGGCAGAGAACAGCCGCTTCCTTGAGGCGCTGACCAAGGTTCTGGCTCGTGGTTGA
- a CDS encoding YciK family oxidoreductase has product MFDYSARPELLKDRVILVTGAGRGIGAAAAKTYAAHGATVLLLGKTEANLSQVYDEIEAAGHPQPAVIPFNLETALPHQYDELAAMIETEFGHLDGLLHNASIIGPRTPIEQLSGENFMRVMQVNVNAMFMLTSTLLPLLKLSQDASVVFTSSSVGRKGRAYWGAYGVSKFATEGLMQTLADEVDTVAPVRSNSINPGATRTSMRAQAYPGENPLNNPTPEEIMPVYLYLMGPDSTGINGQAFNAQ; this is encoded by the coding sequence ATGTTTGATTATTCCGCCCGCCCCGAACTGCTCAAGGATCGGGTCATTCTGGTCACCGGCGCAGGTCGCGGCATCGGCGCCGCAGCGGCAAAAACCTACGCAGCCCATGGCGCCACCGTGCTGCTGCTGGGAAAGACCGAAGCCAACTTGTCCCAGGTCTACGACGAAATCGAAGCCGCCGGTCATCCACAGCCGGCGGTGATCCCGTTCAACCTCGAAACCGCCCTGCCCCATCAATACGATGAGCTGGCGGCGATGATCGAAACCGAATTCGGGCATCTTGACGGCCTGCTGCACAATGCTTCGATCATCGGCCCGCGCACGCCGATCGAGCAGCTTTCCGGCGAAAACTTCATGCGAGTCATGCAAGTCAACGTCAATGCCATGTTCATGCTCACCAGCACCCTGTTGCCGCTGCTCAAGCTGTCGCAGGACGCTTCGGTGGTGTTCACTTCCAGCAGCGTCGGCCGCAAAGGGCGCGCGTACTGGGGCGCCTACGGCGTCTCCAAATTCGCCACTGAAGGCCTGATGCAAACCCTGGCTGATGAGGTCGATACCGTGGCCCCGGTACGCTCCAACAGCATCAACCCGGGCGCTACCCGCACCAGCATGCGCGCCCAGGCTTACCCGGGTGAAAATCCACTGAACAACCCGACGCCCGAGGAGATCATGCCGGTCTACCTCTACCTGATGGGCCCGGACAGCACCGGTATCAATGGCCAGGCGTTCAACGCCCAATAA